The Mycoplasmopsis gallinacea genome includes a window with the following:
- a CDS encoding IS30 family transposase — protein sequence MNSVSKAAKYFGYQSRTVKQKMEIMIEKNDYHKSLKNKVICKICGSKIFITKFLSFRKLSNHLLSYKTKRLMIVSESQKNKWSHFKKYWNDVTKELRKKASKNSKNIKCKMSVKFMINSFKQTNQNAFCPTFSTVYKALKQQRIKLSFDPLLYLSRGGYTKTTLKQGKRSLIHARDVKYRPKEANLRLEKGHFEADTVVGKREDKFVLFTLLDRKTRELYIALTKRDAKSINKALRMLIRKYNLEIKTLTVDNGSENTLLHKVVGKKKLFKCKPYASYQKGSIENAHRYIRRFIPKGKSFNSLTQEYVFWIKEQIDEYKRILAIEN from the coding sequence TTGAATTCAGTATCAAAAGCGGCGAAATATTTTGGTTATCAATCTAGAACGGTTAAGCAAAAAATGGAAATAATGATTGAAAAAAATGACTATCATAAAAGCCTAAAAAATAAAGTTATTTGCAAAATTTGCGGATCTAAAATTTTTATAACTAAATTTCTCTCGTTCAGAAAACTATCAAATCATTTGCTTAGTTATAAAACCAAAAGGTTAATGATAGTGTCAGAATCACAAAAAAATAAGTGAAGTCACTTTAAGAAATATTGAAACGATGTAACTAAAGAATTAAGAAAAAAAGCAAGCAAAAACTCTAAAAACATTAAATGTAAAATGTCTGTTAAGTTTATGATTAACTCGTTTAAACAAACAAATCAAAATGCTTTTTGTCCTACATTTAGCACAGTTTACAAAGCTCTAAAGCAACAAAGAATAAAACTTTCTTTTGACCCGCTTTTATATTTATCAAGAGGTGGTTATACAAAAACTACATTAAAGCAAGGTAAAAGGTCATTGATACACGCTAGAGACGTAAAATATAGACCTAAAGAAGCAAATTTAAGATTAGAAAAAGGTCATTTTGAAGCTGATACAGTAGTTGGTAAAAGAGAAGATAAGTTTGTTCTTTTCACACTTTTAGATCGTAAAACTAGAGAGTTATACATTGCTTTAACAAAAAGAGATGCAAAATCAATTAACAAAGCATTAAGGATGTTAATAAGAAAATACAATCTCGAAATAAAAACCTTAACAGTAGATAACGGTAGTGAAAACACACTTCTTCATAAAGTGGTAGGTAAGAAAAAGTTATTTAAATGTAAACCTTATGCTTCGTATCAAAAAGGTTCAATTGAAAATGCTCATAGATACATTAGAAGATTTATTCCGAAGGGTAAAAGTTTCAATTCACTCACACAAGAATACGTGTTTTGAATCAAAGAACAAATCGATGAATACAAAAGAATA
- a CDS encoding GNAT family N-acetyltransferase translates to MKILKNLYLDDAVNNYYIYLLENGKLEKQVDNKEIILHHLNNGVILQNTLNNSLFIPSKLYEESEIEQILDKIDTLKPEWISFGDLCPNLTNKLKEKYPNALFEMQNIATLKKEDLKLFANDKNYKIVKVDNSNIDLAIDFLRENDFYPSTRENWIREYKNQQAKYGYLVFDKDKLIGHCCIVYSTSDYFVLWGVLVKQEYRNQGISKIMVAKLCNELLTISNKDILLYYTKEIIGNIYKKIGFKDVSQLLSLTFKND, encoded by the coding sequence ATGAAAATCCTAAAAAATCTTTACCTTGATGATGCAGTAAATAACTACTACATTTATTTATTAGAAAACGGAAAGTTAGAAAAGCAAGTAGATAATAAAGAAATTATCTTACATCATTTAAATAACGGAGTTATTCTTCAAAACACATTAAATAATTCACTTTTTATTCCAAGCAAATTGTATGAAGAAAGTGAAATTGAGCAAATATTAGACAAAATCGATACTTTAAAACCAGAGTGAATTAGTTTTGGAGATTTATGTCCAAATTTAACTAATAAACTCAAAGAAAAATACCCTAATGCTTTATTTGAAATGCAAAATATTGCTACTTTAAAAAAGGAAGATTTAAAACTCTTTGCTAATGATAAAAACTACAAAATAGTAAAAGTTGATAACTCAAATATTGACTTAGCAATAGATTTTTTAAGAGAAAATGACTTTTACCCTAGCACAAGGGAAAATTGAATAAGAGAATACAAAAACCAACAAGCAAAATATGGTTATTTAGTATTTGATAAAGATAAGTTAATAGGACATTGTTGCATTGTTTATTCTACCAGTGATTATTTTGTTCTTTGGGGAGTTCTTGTTAAACAGGAATATAGAAACCAAGGTATAAGCAAAATTATGGTAGCAAAATTATGTAATGAACTATTAACAATATCAAATAAAGATATATTACTTTACTATACAAAAGAAATAATAGGAAACATCTATAAAAAGATTGGTTTTAAAGATGTTTCACAACTACTATCTTTAACCTTTAAAAACGATTAA
- a CDS encoding replicative DNA helicase, with amino-acid sequence MNKFQFKDLAKLINPNTIYKDIQLERNVLNILIVDDEQQRLGVDYLNENTFFDIRNRELFSLIKNEKAKFKNKSITFNYEDIASFLEKPEIKQQYKNIDNYYLNLILSSGLANSKNLKDYSDRLIELEQMRLFEAFSLRKIPEFLKDKNIKLDDISKELNTFFDLNLSTTSGVGQFKRIDELMIDYSNQLQEMKEKPEQGKILSYFPEIDEITQGFKPGQLIVIAARPSVGKTAFSLNLAQKISYQNLEKNRIGKNVAFISLEMTSNELLSRTISSVMKIPLNKLQDPFQFTENDIEKLNTFNYSFLPKMKLQFDDTPKCKLKEIIWKIKKLNKNLKGQLDVVFIDYLELIDASENSRNRTEQVSIISRALKTLALEEKITVVALSQLNRVVEQRENNTPQLHDLRDSGSVEQDADIVIFLNKIKDANSFNNDVWKVNLTVAKNRNGKLGNTTLYYKGEFVCFQTKKLLKKNQMIKEQTKQNQIEAQKQIQNEETILQEQTL; translated from the coding sequence ATGAATAAATTTCAATTTAAAGATTTAGCTAAATTAATTAACCCTAATACTATTTACAAAGATATTCAATTAGAAAGAAATGTTTTAAACATTTTAATTGTAGATGATGAGCAACAAAGATTAGGAGTTGATTATTTAAACGAAAACACTTTTTTTGATATTAGAAATAGAGAACTATTTTCATTAATTAAAAATGAAAAAGCAAAGTTCAAAAATAAAAGCATCACATTTAACTATGAAGATATTGCAAGTTTTTTAGAAAAACCTGAAATTAAGCAACAATACAAAAACATTGATAATTATTATCTTAACCTTATTTTATCTAGCGGACTTGCAAATTCTAAAAACCTTAAAGATTATTCAGATAGATTAATTGAACTTGAACAAATGAGATTGTTTGAAGCGTTTTCTCTAAGAAAAATACCTGAGTTTCTAAAAGATAAAAACATTAAATTGGATGATATTTCCAAAGAATTAAACACTTTCTTTGATTTAAATCTTTCTACTACAAGTGGAGTTGGACAATTCAAAAGAATTGATGAACTTATGATTGATTATTCAAATCAATTACAAGAAATGAAAGAAAAACCAGAACAAGGAAAAATACTATCTTACTTTCCTGAAATTGATGAAATCACACAAGGTTTTAAACCCGGACAATTAATTGTTATTGCAGCAAGACCAAGTGTTGGTAAAACAGCATTTTCACTTAATTTAGCACAAAAAATTAGTTATCAAAATTTAGAAAAAAACCGAATTGGCAAAAATGTTGCGTTCATTTCACTTGAAATGACTTCAAATGAACTTTTAAGCAGAACAATTAGTTCAGTTATGAAAATTCCCCTTAATAAATTACAAGACCCCTTTCAATTTACAGAAAATGATATTGAAAAATTAAATACTTTTAACTATTCTTTCTTACCTAAAATGAAATTACAATTTGATGATACCCCTAAATGTAAATTAAAAGAAATCATTTGAAAAATTAAAAAACTCAACAAAAACCTTAAAGGACAATTAGATGTAGTTTTCATTGACTACTTAGAACTAATAGATGCAAGTGAAAATTCAAGAAATAGAACTGAACAAGTTTCAATTATTTCGAGAGCACTGAAAACATTAGCACTTGAAGAAAAAATAACAGTTGTTGCACTCAGTCAGTTGAACAGAGTTGTAGAGCAAAGAGAAAACAATACTCCACAATTACACGATTTAAGAGACAGTGGTAGTGTTGAACAAGATGCAGATATTGTGATTTTCCTAAATAAAATCAAAGATGCAAATTCTTTTAATAACGATGTTTGAAAAGTCAATTTAACAGTTGCTAAAAATAGAAATGGAAAACTTGGAAATACAACTTTATATTACAAAGGAGAATTTGTTTGTTTTCAAACAAAGAAATTATTAAAGAAAAACCAAATGATTAAAGAGCAAACCAAGCAAAATCAAATAGAAGCACAGAAGCAAATTCAAAATGAAGAAACAATTTTACAAGAGCAAACACTTTAA
- a CDS encoding type IV secretory system conjugative DNA transfer family protein — protein MLWKTIDKLFDFKKEFKKSLILSIIFYLSILIILYLCIFILFNLKVLLIEKQKFGQALINFITKWKITGIFFGCYTFLFIGIMVVVNWNDFKPEFKKDKNPDEIFLWNERKKIGNWKKLFSEFVVKPKNKANWILGYKIDAKTKKKIWIVNNKDNHAKIIGGTGSGKSQFLVLPNITYNAQLPEDEKPCMFITDPKKEIYNTMNNYLNDNGYQIKLIDLIDEDGETWNPLMFAYEIINSKPFNELKEQDYSKAISSINEIVEDLGWPDGKNDIWLRSSKSILTSIFTYLLYKTMNNPLFKKYNIERLNPEDLTIIKAAEFLSPNNFKNGTWREEIEKMSEHNIFWKQLLQIFSNLPQKADGTLEGMISNAQDVINGYATHFKLSDRLSSSSLNLKELLENMNEKPFALFICYPDHENAVNKFNTLFLKQLYKYATEEANKQKQKHLPRKFQFYLEEFASLATIDDFHKSISIARSRWIFFLIIIQSYAQLKKYDTGKGETTTIIDNTGLTYFISSSSVETMESFIKSIGKKEIISKSISHSDKNDNVSSSEQDKNILEINDLKEKPKNDVLIDIPNEKPFLWTMTPFYLGFKDILNDERKFEYQVSPALKAVREKKENKVIQRENLLKHVIENVAETTVEEKIMNNDFRSRNAQYLFGKDKMVLLHESFRDSKDQIFKEINFKLIEQFYKSNKHKNKG, from the coding sequence ATGTTATGGAAAACCATTGATAAACTCTTTGATTTTAAAAAGGAATTTAAAAAGTCATTAATTCTTTCAATTATTTTCTATTTATCAATTCTTATCATTTTGTATTTATGTATCTTTATTCTTTTCAATTTAAAAGTTCTTTTAATTGAAAAACAAAAGTTTGGACAAGCGCTAATTAACTTTATAACAAAATGAAAAATCACTGGTATTTTCTTTGGTTGCTATACATTCTTATTTATTGGAATAATGGTTGTAGTGAATTGGAATGACTTTAAACCAGAGTTCAAGAAAGATAAAAACCCTGATGAAATCTTTTTATGAAACGAAAGAAAGAAAATAGGGAATTGAAAAAAACTATTTAGTGAATTTGTTGTAAAACCTAAAAACAAAGCAAATTGAATTTTAGGTTATAAAATTGACGCTAAAACAAAAAAGAAAATTTGAATTGTAAATAACAAAGATAATCACGCAAAAATCATTGGGGGTACAGGTAGTGGTAAAAGTCAGTTTTTAGTATTACCAAATATTACTTACAATGCACAATTACCAGAAGATGAAAAACCTTGTATGTTTATCACTGACCCTAAAAAAGAAATTTATAACACAATGAATAACTATTTAAATGACAATGGTTATCAAATTAAATTAATTGACTTAATTGATGAAGACGGAGAAACTTGAAACCCTTTAATGTTTGCTTATGAAATTATCAATAGCAAACCATTTAATGAGTTAAAAGAGCAAGATTATAGTAAAGCAATTTCTTCAATTAATGAGATAGTCGAAGATTTAGGTTGACCGGACGGTAAAAATGATATTTGATTGCGTTCAAGTAAAAGCATTTTAACTAGCATTTTTACTTATTTGCTTTACAAAACAATGAATAATCCGTTATTTAAAAAGTACAACATTGAAAGATTAAACCCAGAAGATTTAACAATTATTAAAGCAGCAGAGTTTTTAAGTCCGAATAATTTTAAAAATGGTACTTGAAGAGAAGAAATTGAAAAAATGTCTGAACACAATATTTTTTGAAAACAGTTATTGCAAATCTTTTCAAACTTACCACAAAAAGCAGACGGAACACTCGAAGGAATGATAAGTAATGCGCAAGATGTAATCAATGGTTATGCTACTCACTTTAAACTTTCAGATAGATTATCTTCTAGTTCATTAAATCTAAAAGAACTTTTAGAGAATATGAATGAAAAACCATTTGCTTTGTTTATTTGCTACCCAGACCACGAAAATGCAGTTAATAAATTTAATACATTGTTTTTAAAACAACTTTATAAATATGCAACCGAAGAAGCAAATAAACAAAAGCAAAAACATTTACCTAGAAAGTTTCAATTCTATTTAGAAGAATTTGCAAGTTTAGCAACAATTGATGATTTTCACAAATCTATCAGTATTGCTCGTTCAAGATGAATTTTCTTTTTAATTATTATTCAATCATATGCACAACTTAAAAAATATGATACTGGTAAAGGAGAAACAACTACCATTATTGATAACACTGGACTAACTTATTTTATTTCAAGCTCGTCAGTAGAAACAATGGAGAGTTTTATTAAATCAATCGGTAAAAAGGAAATTATTAGTAAGTCAATTTCACATTCAGATAAAAATGATAATGTCTCTTCATCAGAACAAGATAAAAACATTTTGGAAATTAATGACTTAAAAGAAAAACCAAAAAATGATGTGTTAATTGATATACCAAATGAAAAACCTTTCTTATGAACAATGACACCTTTTTATCTTGGTTTTAAAGACATTTTAAATGATGAAAGAAAATTTGAGTACCAAGTTAGTCCTGCATTAAAAGCAGTTAGAGAGAAAAAAGAAAATAAAGTCATTCAAAGAGAAAACTTACTTAAACACGTAATAGAAAATGTTGCTGAAACAACAGTGGAAGAAAAGATTATGAATAATGATTTTAGAAGCAGAAACGCACAATACCTTTTTGGTAAAGATAAAATGGTTCTTTTGCACGAGAGTTTCAGAGATAGCAAAGACCAAATCTTTAAAGAAATCAATTTTAAGTTAATTGAACAATTTTACAAATCAAACAAACACAAAAACAAAGGTTAA